In the Pontibacillus sp. HMF3514 genome, TATTCTAAACTAGATTAAGAACTATAAAGAGGGAACTTCAATTAACGAAGTTCCCTCTTTTTACTATTATTCTTTAATTTTTTTAACTTCACTTACGTATGACTCAGCTTTTGTCTGTATAGTTGAGATATCACCTGTCTCGACTGCTTCGCTGGTTAGGTCACTCCCAATCCCGACAGCAACAGCACCTGCCTTAAACCAGTTTGCTATATTCAAAATGTCGACCCCTCCTGTTGGCATAACATCAAGTTGGGGGAGAGGCCCCTTTATACTTTTTATCATCTTTGGACCATATACATCACCAGGAAACAATTTCACGAGGGAACAATCAGCCTGTAAAGCTTGCACAGCTTCATTTACCGTCATTACTCCAGGAATGATAGGAACTTGGTATAGGTTACAAAGCTTTACAACCTCTTCATTAAAAGATGGACTCACAATAAATTTAGCCCCATTTATCATCGCAAGTCTAGCACTAATTGGATCTAATATTGTACCTGCTCCAATCACTACTCGTGGGTCATCTTTATACTTATTAGATATTGTATGAATTAGCTCTAATGCTCCCGGTGTAGTCATTGTTATTTCTATTATTTTCAAACCACCCTTTATAGCTTCTTCACAATATGCGAGTGCTTGATTAGCTTCCTTGGCACGAATCACAGCTATGAGCTTTTGTTCCTTAATATGTTGGAGTATTTCACTTTTACTCATAGGTTTACCTCTCTATTCTCATTTTATTATTCATAAACTGCTCGATCTGATCTTTTGTAGGAAGCCCTTCAATATCACCTAAAAATTGAACCACATGTGCTCCTACTGCATTAGCAAATGTAGCAGCATCTTCTATTGATGTTTTTCTTACAATTGAAAATAGAAATCCTGCACAAAATCCGTCTCCTGCTCCAACAGTATCAACAACTTGACTCACTCGGTGACTCGGGATACTCTTTTCTCCTTCCTGATCAACTATTAAACAGCCATCCTCACCTTGTTTTATAACAGTAACTGGGATATTTAATTTACGAACGTTATCAATGATTGAGTGTAACTCTCTCGAATCAAATAGTAATTGAAGTTCTTCTAATCCAGGTAGAAAATAATCACTCATTGAGGCAATCCTTAATAATATCGGTCGCGCTTTATGTATGGGGAATAATTTCAATCTTAAATTAGGATCAAAACACACTTTAACATTATTTTCTTTAGCGATTTCAATAGCTCGATACACCGTCTTCAGACATGATTCACTAAGGATGGAGGTAATTCCTGTAAGGTGTAATATCTTTGCATGACGGATATAATCTTCATCTAAATCCTCAGGTTCCAAGTAGCTAGCTGCTGACAACTTTCTATAGTAATACACATTTGGGTTTCCGATTCCGGTAATTTCTTTAAACATAACTCCTGTTTCATGGTGTTTATCCCTTATTACCTTTGAAACATCTACCCCTTCACCTCGAATTTGTTTTAAGATAAAATCCCCAAATGGATCCTCACCTAATCGACTAAACCAACCCGCCTTCATCCCTAAGCGTGCAAGTCCAATTGCTACATTGGATTCAGCGCCTCCGAAAGATTGTTCAAATAGTTGTGAAGCACTTAATCGCCCATTTTTTTGTGGCGTGTACAAAACCATGCTTTCGCCAAACGTAACGATGTCCACCATTATTGGTATCCTCCCATATTTATTACTCTTACACACCTGAGTATGCTGAAAATCCTCCATCAACGGGTACAACTACTCCATTTACAAAACTAGACGCTTTTTCATCGACTAACCAGAGAAGTGTTCCTGTTAATTCATCTCTACGACCAAATCGCTCCATTGGTGTTTGACTTAAGATTTTTGT is a window encoding:
- a CDS encoding bifunctional 2-keto-4-hydroxyglutarate aldolase/2-keto-3-deoxy-6-phosphogluconate aldolase codes for the protein MSKSEILQHIKEQKLIAVIRAKEANQALAYCEEAIKGGLKIIEITMTTPGALELIHTISNKYKDDPRVVIGAGTILDPISARLAMINGAKFIVSPSFNEEVVKLCNLYQVPIIPGVMTVNEAVQALQADCSLVKLFPGDVYGPKMIKSIKGPLPQLDVMPTGGVDILNIANWFKAGAVAVGIGSDLTSEAVETGDISTIQTKAESYVSEVKKIKE
- a CDS encoding sugar kinase; protein product: MVDIVTFGESMVLYTPQKNGRLSASQLFEQSFGGAESNVAIGLARLGMKAGWFSRLGEDPFGDFILKQIRGEGVDVSKVIRDKHHETGVMFKEITGIGNPNVYYYRKLSAASYLEPEDLDEDYIRHAKILHLTGITSILSESCLKTVYRAIEIAKENNVKVCFDPNLRLKLFPIHKARPILLRIASMSDYFLPGLEELQLLFDSRELHSIIDNVRKLNIPVTVIKQGEDGCLIVDQEGEKSIPSHRVSQVVDTVGAGDGFCAGFLFSIVRKTSIEDAATFANAVGAHVVQFLGDIEGLPTKDQIEQFMNNKMRIER